The proteins below come from a single Holdemania massiliensis genomic window:
- the nagZ gene encoding beta-N-acetylhexosaminidase: MRCSSASSSSFSGRRWSAMILSLFMLVGCSTPTPAPTPEAASTPAPSSDSMPDKMSEQQLKDLVAKMDVQEKVGQLVIVSFETTEVDTKTEAWLRTNKIGNVIVYAKNIENAEQATNLTGQLQKTIRNATQIPAFIGIDQEGGMVNRVREGVTIFPSPMAIAAGRHENLYSLAWSMADELSGMGFNMNFAPVLDVNSNPDNPVIHLRAYGDDPQAAANFASIWIKGLQEGGMVSVAKHFPGHGDTSEDSHFALPKVNKTLDELKAMELIPFEAAIHSGVSAIMTSHILFPKIEKEKIPATLSKTIVTDLLKDELGYNGIVISDSLQMDAIQAHYGMAEAAVKAIQAGVDMLILGDGKVLQPDSEDVQTPVIEALIEAVGQGTITAERLDDAVLSILRIKNDYGLFIDQGEQNHAPYDIDLNAHQVLVQETSDQSMTLIRDDVSALPLPTDSTLFVSFPCVYPLAFDKKSFGEVAADSLFGKAVNVHQDPTQSEIEDILQKASGYDTIVLLVYNMADSPNQLNLLTQLLETEKPIVVICAGSPYDLQYLEDAPTVLCTYGYTPSAVLSAISVLNGTLLPEGKLPVEIPEK, encoded by the coding sequence ATGCGCTGTTCCTCAGCTTCTTCTTCATCTTTCAGCGGCCGTCGGTGGTCGGCGATGATCTTATCGCTGTTCATGCTTGTCGGCTGCAGTACCCCCACCCCTGCCCCTACACCCGAAGCTGCATCTACTCCGGCGCCCTCTTCGGATTCCATGCCGGATAAAATGAGCGAGCAGCAGTTGAAGGATCTCGTTGCCAAGATGGACGTTCAGGAAAAAGTCGGTCAGCTGGTCATCGTTTCTTTCGAAACGACAGAAGTCGATACCAAAACTGAAGCCTGGCTGCGCACGAATAAAATTGGCAATGTCATCGTCTACGCCAAAAATATCGAAAATGCCGAGCAGGCTACCAATTTAACCGGACAGCTTCAGAAAACGATCCGCAATGCAACCCAGATCCCAGCGTTTATCGGGATTGATCAGGAAGGCGGAATGGTGAACCGCGTCCGGGAAGGTGTGACCATTTTTCCTTCCCCGATGGCAATTGCGGCCGGACGGCATGAGAATTTATATTCCCTAGCCTGGTCCATGGCCGATGAACTCTCCGGCATGGGCTTCAATATGAATTTCGCGCCGGTGCTGGATGTCAACAGCAACCCGGATAATCCGGTCATTCATCTGCGGGCTTATGGAGATGATCCGCAGGCTGCAGCCAACTTTGCCTCAATCTGGATTAAAGGGCTGCAGGAAGGCGGAATGGTCAGCGTTGCGAAGCATTTCCCAGGCCACGGTGATACCAGTGAAGATTCACATTTTGCTTTGCCGAAGGTCAACAAAACGCTGGATGAACTGAAAGCCATGGAACTGATTCCATTTGAAGCTGCGATTCACAGCGGTGTCAGCGCGATTATGACTTCGCATATTCTGTTTCCTAAAATTGAAAAGGAAAAAATTCCTGCGACCTTATCCAAAACAATCGTCACGGATTTGTTGAAAGATGAACTGGGCTATAATGGAATTGTCATCAGCGACAGTCTGCAGATGGACGCCATCCAGGCGCATTATGGGATGGCAGAAGCTGCTGTGAAAGCCATTCAAGCGGGCGTGGACATGTTGATCCTGGGTGATGGCAAAGTCCTGCAGCCGGACAGCGAAGACGTTCAGACACCGGTAATCGAAGCTCTGATTGAAGCTGTCGGCCAGGGAACGATTACAGCTGAGCGGTTGGATGATGCCGTGCTTTCGATTCTGCGAATTAAGAATGACTATGGTTTGTTTATTGATCAGGGTGAACAGAATCATGCGCCTTATGATATTGATCTTAATGCCCATCAGGTGCTTGTACAGGAAACCTCAGATCAAAGTATGACCTTGATTCGGGATGATGTTTCAGCGCTGCCGCTGCCTACAGACAGTACTTTGTTTGTTTCCTTCCCCTGCGTCTATCCTTTAGCGTTCGATAAAAAAAGCTTCGGTGAAGTCGCTGCCGATTCCTTGTTTGGCAAAGCTGTCAATGTTCATCAAGATCCAACGCAGTCAGAAATTGAGGATATTCTGCAGAAGGCAAGTGGTTACGATACGATTGTTCTGTTAGTTTACAACATGGCGGATTCCCCCAACCAGCTGAATCTGTTGACTCAGCTGCTGGAAACCGAAAAACCGATCGTTGTGATCTGTGCCGGAAGTCCGTATGATCTGCAGTATCTTGAAGACGCGCCGACGGTCTTATGTACCTATGGCTATACCCCATCGGCCGTGCTTTCAGCGATCTCCGTTTTAAATGGAACCTTGCTTCCGGAAGGAAAGCTGCCGGTCGAAATTCCGGAAAAATAA
- a CDS encoding YneF family protein, producing the protein MGSEFLSSIVFLILGLLIGGGLGFFFTRRYFEKQLKEHPPVNEKMIRAMFLQMGRKPSEAQIRAIMKSMGQ; encoded by the coding sequence ATGGGAAGCGAATTTTTGAGTTCAATTGTATTTCTGATTTTGGGATTGCTTATCGGTGGTGGATTAGGTTTCTTCTTCACTCGCCGTTATTTTGAAAAGCAGTTGAAGGAACATCCTCCGGTAAATGAGAAGATGATTCGTGCCATGTTCCTGCAGATGGGACGGAAGCCGTCGGAGGCTCAGATTCGGGCAATCATGAAGTCCATGGGGCAGTAG
- the sigK gene encoding RNA polymerase sporulation sigma factor SigK, whose protein sequence is MWTQLFQMLQVFFSCFIGSIRTTSFPQPLSAEEEQDALQRMAKGDVEARADLIEHNLRLVAHIVKKFDIRREQTEDLISIGTIGLIKGIDTFKVDKGHKLATYVSRCIENEILMHLRNNKHAFQTRSLDDAIGQDKDGSELTLIDVIPASDEPDPIDKLMLEENKRKLAQFMNLLDDREYSIIVRRYGLEGHQEMTQRDIARQEHISRSYVSRIEKRAFMKLLRAFMKENQEKK, encoded by the coding sequence ATGTGGACACAACTATTTCAAATGCTACAAGTTTTCTTCAGCTGCTTTATCGGATCTATCCGTACAACCTCCTTTCCCCAGCCCTTATCCGCCGAAGAGGAACAGGATGCTCTGCAGAGAATGGCGAAAGGAGATGTGGAAGCCCGCGCGGATCTGATTGAACACAATCTTCGCTTGGTTGCGCATATCGTAAAGAAGTTCGATATTCGTCGTGAACAAACTGAAGATCTCATCAGTATTGGCACAATTGGTTTGATTAAAGGCATTGATACCTTTAAGGTCGATAAGGGTCATAAGTTGGCGACGTATGTTTCACGCTGCATTGAGAATGAAATTTTGATGCATCTGCGCAACAACAAGCATGCCTTCCAGACGCGTTCTCTGGATGATGCGATCGGCCAGGATAAGGATGGCAGTGAACTGACACTCATTGACGTCATTCCGGCTTCTGATGAGCCAGATCCCATCGACAAGCTGATGCTGGAAGAAAACAAACGCAAACTGGCCCAGTTTATGAACTTGTTGGATGATCGGGAATACAGCATCATTGTTCGGCGTTATGGCTTGGAAGGTCATCAGGAAATGACGCAGCGGGATATTGCCCGTCAGGAACATATCTCACGATCTTATGTGTCACGAATTGAGAAGCGAGCTTTCATGAAACTTCTGCGGGCGTTTATGAAAGAGAATCAGGAAAAGAAGTAG
- the plsY gene encoding glycerol-3-phosphate 1-O-acyltransferase PlsY, with protein MIKILFAMVLGYLFGSIPWALVIGKVFYKTDVRNYGSGNLGGTNAGRVLGKKAGVTVIILDGLKAFFVVWLCVLFVPEAAVYAGMCCCAGHCFPIFAKFKGGKAVATTFGYLLAAGLFVTHEPIQMFVIPFVIFMITLKIWKMVSLSSIIGIASAALITTLTQSNFMITASIWILWAFVTYRHKTNIERIRSHEEKKISWM; from the coding sequence ATGATTAAAATTCTTTTTGCGATGGTCCTGGGTTATCTTTTCGGATCAATCCCCTGGGCATTAGTCATCGGCAAAGTCTTCTATAAAACGGATGTTCGCAACTACGGTTCCGGAAATCTGGGCGGCACCAATGCCGGACGGGTGTTAGGAAAAAAAGCTGGCGTTACCGTAATTATTCTGGACGGCCTGAAAGCTTTCTTTGTTGTCTGGCTGTGCGTCTTGTTTGTTCCGGAAGCGGCGGTTTACGCTGGCATGTGCTGCTGCGCCGGGCATTGCTTCCCGATTTTCGCCAAGTTCAAGGGCGGTAAAGCGGTTGCGACAACCTTTGGTTATCTGTTGGCAGCTGGTTTATTTGTAACGCATGAACCAATTCAGATGTTTGTCATTCCATTTGTCATCTTTATGATTACTCTGAAAATCTGGAAAATGGTATCCCTGTCTTCCATCATCGGGATTGCCAGTGCGGCATTGATAACAACCCTAACTCAATCCAATTTCATGATTACAGCTTCAATTTGGATTCTCTGGGCCTTTGTCACTTACCGCCATAAAACCAATATTGAACGCATTCGCAGTCACGAAGAAAAGAAAATTTCATGGATGTAA
- the pyrF gene encoding orotidine-5'-phosphate decarboxylase translates to MTKEKDVMIACDFSTKAETMAFLDLFIEEKPYVKIGMELLYAEGPDMVREIKARGHKIFLDLKLHDIPNTVKKAMRNIALLDVDMTNVHAAGTIEMMKAAQEAIDEVGAHTQLIAVTQLTSTSEERMRSELWIDHPIADTVQHYARNAEIAGLAGVVCSPLEADLVHQVCGENFITVTPGIRFADDAKGDQVRVTTPAKAREIGSDYIVVGRSITASSDPVASYRRCVREFVKGE, encoded by the coding sequence ATGACGAAAGAAAAAGATGTAATGATCGCCTGCGACTTTTCAACCAAAGCGGAAACCATGGCCTTTTTGGATCTGTTTATCGAAGAAAAACCGTATGTCAAAATCGGCATGGAACTGCTTTATGCGGAAGGTCCGGATATGGTTCGTGAAATCAAAGCCCGGGGACATAAGATTTTCCTCGACCTGAAGCTGCATGACATTCCCAATACCGTAAAAAAAGCAATGCGCAACATCGCGCTGCTGGACGTCGATATGACTAACGTCCATGCGGCAGGAACGATCGAAATGATGAAAGCGGCGCAGGAAGCGATTGATGAGGTCGGCGCGCATACCCAGCTGATCGCGGTCACTCAGCTGACCAGCACCAGTGAAGAACGGATGCGCAGTGAACTGTGGATTGATCATCCGATTGCCGATACCGTTCAGCATTATGCCCGCAACGCGGAAATCGCCGGACTGGCCGGGGTTGTCTGCAGCCCGCTGGAAGCCGATCTTGTGCATCAGGTCTGCGGTGAAAACTTCATCACGGTGACGCCGGGCATTCGGTTTGCGGATGATGCGAAGGGTGATCAGGTTCGTGTCACGACGCCGGCCAAAGCCCGCGAGATCGGTTCCGATTACATTGTCGTCGGCCGTTCGATTACCGCCAGTTCAGATCCGGTAGCCAGCTATCGCCGCTGTGTCCGGGAATTTGTAAAGGGAGAATAA
- a CDS encoding dihydroorotate dehydrogenase produces the protein MDERLKVSLSGWQLDNPIIPASGTFGFGYEFTEFYDINILGSIATKGTTRDPRFGNPTPRIAECERGMINAVGLQNPGIDKVISEEFAKLRQVYHKQVVANVSGFSEEEYVECAKKMDAQDIVGILEINISCPNVHGGGMSFGVCPEAAAQITKAVKAVTRKPVYIKLSPNVTDIVAIAKACEEAGADGISMINTLLGARFDLRTGKPIIANVMGGFSGPAIKPVALRMVYQVYEAVKLPIIGIGGIACAEDVIEMMSAGATAVEIGAENLRNPYVCKEIIERLPSLMDELKIEKLSDIIGRAHQ, from the coding sequence ATGGACGAAAGATTAAAGGTCAGCCTGTCGGGCTGGCAGCTGGACAACCCGATCATTCCGGCCAGCGGCACATTTGGCTTTGGTTATGAGTTTACGGAGTTTTATGATATCAACATCCTCGGCTCGATCGCGACCAAGGGGACAACCCGTGACCCGCGCTTCGGCAATCCGACGCCGCGGATCGCAGAGTGTGAAAGAGGCATGATCAATGCCGTCGGCCTGCAGAATCCAGGCATTGACAAGGTGATCAGCGAAGAATTTGCGAAGCTGCGGCAAGTGTATCACAAGCAGGTCGTGGCGAATGTTTCCGGCTTTTCCGAAGAAGAATATGTCGAATGCGCGAAAAAGATGGATGCGCAGGACATCGTTGGGATTCTGGAAATCAACATCAGCTGTCCGAATGTGCATGGCGGCGGGATGAGCTTCGGCGTTTGTCCGGAAGCGGCTGCCCAGATTACGAAAGCCGTCAAAGCGGTGACGAGAAAACCGGTCTACATCAAGCTGTCGCCGAACGTGACGGATATCGTGGCGATTGCCAAAGCCTGTGAGGAAGCCGGCGCGGATGGAATTTCAATGATCAATACCTTGTTGGGAGCGCGGTTCGACCTGCGTACCGGCAAGCCGATCATCGCCAACGTCATGGGCGGATTCTCCGGCCCAGCGATCAAACCGGTTGCACTCAGAATGGTGTATCAGGTGTATGAAGCCGTGAAGCTGCCGATCATCGGAATCGGTGGGATTGCCTGTGCTGAAGATGTCATCGAGATGATGAGCGCCGGGGCAACGGCCGTGGAGATCGGCGCGGAAAATTTGCGCAATCCCTATGTCTGCAAGGAAATTATTGAACGGCTGCCATCCTTGATGGATGAACTGAAGATTGAGAAATTGAGTGATATTATAGGGAGGGCTCACCAATGA
- the pyrE gene encoding orotate phosphoribosyltransferase, whose translation MNTEKNIAKHLLDIKAVFLKPNDPFTWASGIKAPIYCDNRLTLSYPEVRDDVEHAIAEIIKTHYPECEAVMGTSTAGIAHAALVAQILNLPMGYVRSSAKDHGRTNQIEGRCEPGTKVVVVEDLISTGGSCIDVVNVLREAGAEVLGIASIFTYGLQKGIDRLAAAQVKNVSASNYDALIEVAVETGYISADDVKKLQAFRANPSDSSWMSL comes from the coding sequence ATGAACACAGAAAAAAACATTGCTAAGCACTTACTGGATATCAAAGCGGTTTTCTTGAAGCCGAATGACCCGTTTACCTGGGCTAGCGGCATCAAAGCGCCGATCTACTGCGACAATCGTCTGACCCTGTCTTATCCTGAGGTTCGCGATGATGTGGAGCATGCCATCGCCGAGATCATCAAAACTCATTACCCGGAATGTGAAGCCGTCATGGGCACCAGCACCGCTGGCATTGCGCATGCCGCCTTGGTAGCTCAGATCCTGAACCTGCCGATGGGCTATGTCCGTTCCAGCGCCAAAGATCATGGCCGGACCAATCAGATTGAGGGCCGCTGCGAACCGGGAACGAAAGTTGTTGTCGTTGAAGATCTGATTTCAACCGGCGGCAGCTGCATCGACGTTGTCAACGTGCTGCGGGAGGCCGGCGCGGAGGTCTTAGGCATTGCTTCGATCTTCACGTATGGCCTGCAGAAGGGAATCGATCGTCTGGCAGCCGCTCAGGTCAAGAACGTTTCAGCTTCCAATTATGACGCCCTGATCGAAGTTGCCGTGGAAACCGGCTATATCAGCGCGGATGATGTTAAAAAGCTTCAGGCGTTCCGCGCCAATCCGTCCGATTCCAGCTGGATGAGCTTATAA
- a CDS encoding Rpn family recombination-promoting nuclease/putative transposase, with amino-acid sequence MSTNLLERKKNKRKRISLMMDWVFKYVFYDLEDPSILVSFLMAVDPSFKKVRLFPNEERVEHPDSKAIRYDIRGIINEEIYFDLEIQQEGNLEDQEIRIVFYLSRLLSSQATKGKGYRELKPVRVIMVTNFSLLKGKKEEEISDELFYLVGEKTGMSLTKHIQVSIIEVGTAGRLLRKPLDRLSALDHWRIVFKFAGDPDKEKWIEQIMSVNEGCRKAVKKMQEIPMDMIEYMNETDRLDRAMVRNGEIRRARERAMEKGLRRGLEKGLKKGLKQGIEQGIEQGIEQGMEQGLAQGALLKLIRLTLKKLEKGLTIAEIAEDLMEEEGYIQRISEIKHKYPDYSDQEIAVEILTGHNTVRER; translated from the coding sequence ATGTCCACAAATCTGCTTGAGCGTAAGAAAAACAAGCGTAAACGCATTTCGTTAATGATGGATTGGGTTTTTAAATATGTATTTTATGATCTGGAAGATCCATCTATTCTTGTTAGCTTTTTAATGGCAGTTGATCCCAGCTTTAAAAAAGTTAGACTCTTTCCCAACGAGGAACGCGTTGAGCATCCGGATTCTAAAGCAATCCGTTATGATATTCGGGGAATTATCAATGAAGAAATTTACTTTGATTTGGAAATTCAACAAGAAGGAAATTTAGAAGATCAAGAAATTCGGATTGTATTTTACTTATCCCGGCTGCTTTCCAGTCAGGCTACAAAGGGAAAAGGTTATCGTGAGTTAAAGCCGGTACGGGTCATCATGGTCACGAATTTTTCTTTACTTAAAGGAAAAAAGGAAGAGGAGATCAGTGATGAACTCTTCTATCTTGTAGGGGAAAAGACAGGAATGAGCTTGACAAAACATATTCAAGTGAGTATTATTGAGGTAGGGACGGCAGGACGTCTATTACGAAAACCACTTGATCGCTTATCGGCTTTAGATCATTGGCGAATTGTGTTTAAATTTGCGGGTGACCCCGATAAGGAAAAGTGGATTGAACAGATCATGTCAGTGAATGAAGGCTGCAGAAAGGCGGTGAAAAAAATGCAGGAAATTCCAATGGATATGATTGAATACATGAACGAAACGGATCGGTTAGATCGGGCAATGGTACGCAACGGAGAGATTCGGCGCGCAAGAGAGCGGGCTATGGAAAAGGGACTGCGGCGAGGATTAGAGAAAGGTTTGAAAAAAGGACTAAAACAAGGGATAGAGCAAGGGATAGAGCAAGGGATAGAGCAAGGGATGGAGCAGGGCCTGGCGCAAGGCGCACTTCTTAAACTGATCAGGCTAACTCTGAAAAAATTAGAAAAAGGATTAACGATTGCAGAAATTGCAGAGGATCTGATGGAAGAGGAGGGTTATATTCAGCGAATTTCAGAGATAAAACACAAATATCCTGATTACTCTGATCAGGAAATCGCAGTTGAAATTTTGACAGGACATAATACGGTAAGAGAACGGTGA
- a CDS encoding transglycosylase domain-containing protein, whose amino-acid sequence MKWVKRLVLVLLLIIMIGAGWFTVLGYQRYKEAIDEVPLAEKIEEVIQREDYTPLDQISPDFVNAVVAVEDRRFYTRHGVDVISLGRALLTNLITGEVREGGSTIPQQLAKNLYFTHKPSLTRKIAEVFFLYELEANYSKDEILSFYVNVIYYGDGHYGIAQASRGYFDKEPAELTLAEATLLAGLPQSPSRYQLSSGKELALQRQQQVLEAMQAVGLIDTAQSQAALEWSSTYLNQ is encoded by the coding sequence ATGAAATGGGTAAAACGTTTAGTACTGGTACTGCTGCTTATCATCATGATTGGCGCAGGCTGGTTCACGGTTTTAGGCTATCAGAGATATAAAGAAGCGATTGATGAAGTCCCATTGGCAGAAAAGATTGAAGAAGTAATACAACGGGAAGATTATACACCGCTGGATCAGATCAGTCCCGATTTTGTTAACGCTGTTGTAGCCGTTGAGGACCGCCGTTTTTATACCCGACACGGTGTTGATGTAATATCATTAGGGCGTGCTTTGTTAACAAACTTGATCACGGGCGAGGTCAGAGAAGGCGGAAGCACGATACCTCAGCAGCTGGCTAAAAACTTGTATTTTACACATAAACCTTCTCTGACACGAAAGATTGCAGAGGTATTCTTCCTTTATGAATTAGAAGCAAATTACAGTAAAGATGAAATTTTATCTTTTTATGTGAATGTGATTTATTATGGTGACGGACATTATGGCATCGCTCAGGCCAGCCGGGGTTATTTTGATAAAGAACCCGCGGAACTAACGTTGGCGGAAGCCACTTTATTGGCCGGTTTACCTCAGTCACCGAGCCGATATCAGCTAAGCAGCGGTAAGGAGCTGGCACTGCAGCGTCAGCAACAGGTCTTGGAGGCAATGCAGGCTGTTGGTTTGATCGATACGGCGCAAAGTCAGGCTGCTTTGGAATGGTCATCCACATATTTGAATCAATAA
- a CDS encoding HAD family hydrolase, translating to MSIECVIFDCDGLMFDTEKVANENWREIAGQYGITLDDEFFYQIIGCGHKLFLKAMESHQDLKPHLPEISEGRLKKIFGMCENKGSLNKKGLTELLDYLDESGIKKCVASSSHREYVDTLLGSIGKPYQFDSVVCGDEVTQGKPDPEIFLTAARKAGIEPEKCVVLEDSKFGIIAAKRAGMKSVWIYDFVKPDEEMKEAIQESRNDLLEVIDYLKEQA from the coding sequence ATGAGTATAGAATGTGTTATTTTTGATTGTGACGGCCTGATGTTTGATACAGAAAAGGTGGCCAATGAAAACTGGCGGGAAATCGCCGGACAATATGGCATTACACTGGATGATGAATTTTTCTATCAGATCATCGGCTGCGGACACAAATTATTCTTAAAAGCGATGGAGAGTCATCAAGATCTAAAACCGCATCTTCCGGAAATCAGTGAGGGCCGGTTAAAGAAGATCTTTGGCATGTGCGAAAACAAAGGCAGCCTGAATAAAAAAGGACTGACTGAATTATTAGATTATTTGGACGAAAGCGGAATTAAAAAATGTGTTGCTTCTTCCAGCCATCGGGAATATGTGGATACCCTGTTGGGAAGCATTGGCAAGCCTTATCAGTTTGACAGTGTTGTCTGCGGTGATGAAGTGACGCAGGGCAAGCCGGATCCGGAAATTTTTCTGACAGCTGCGCGCAAAGCCGGAATTGAACCGGAAAAGTGCGTTGTTCTGGAAGATTCCAAATTTGGGATCATCGCAGCGAAGCGGGCAGGGATGAAAAGCGTCTGGATCTATGATTTTGTTAAACCGGATGAAGAAATGAAAGAAGCGATTCAGGAAAGCCGCAATGATCTGCTTGAAGTCATTGATTATTTGAAGGAGCAGGCGTAA
- the parE gene encoding DNA topoisomerase IV subunit B, whose product MAKTQKYDENSIQILEGLEAVRKRPGMYIGSTDARGLHHLVWETVDNAIDEALNGFGKKITITLEKCGAVCVEDEGRGMPIGMHASGVPTIQVIFTVLHAGGKFSSEGGYKTSGGLHGVGASVVNALSEWVEVTVCQDGQMVSMRFEDGGKKIGKLEKLGKSTRTGSKIRFMPDKRIFSTIEFNAGLICERARENAFLLKNITMVVKDERVGKTETFHYEDGLKAFLEYLHEDRTVLHDPVVFTGAANDIEVQCAFQYTDDYQESMVSFVNLVRTKDGGTHEMGFRTAFTKAFNDYARKLGLLKEKDKNFEGSDVREGLTSIVSVSIPENLLQFEGQTKGKLGTAEAKSAVESIVGEKLSFYLEENKELSTMLIKKMQKASQAREAARKAREEARKGKKAGKSEKVLSGKLAPAQSKDASRKELFLVEGDSAGGSAKQGRDSKYQAILPLRGKVLNTEKAGLSEIEKNEELNTIVHALGAGIGSGFDYSDSNYKKIIIMTDADTDGAHIQVLLLTFFYRYMRPLIEHGMVYIALPPLYKVTKGKQLRYAYTDEELDEVKQQWGKVEIQRYKGLGEMNASQLWETTMDPETRTLIQVSIEDAVQAERNVSILMGDKANLRRTWIEQNVAFTLEDTFKVDQG is encoded by the coding sequence ATGGCAAAAACACAGAAATACGATGAAAATTCAATCCAGATTCTGGAAGGATTAGAAGCGGTCAGAAAACGTCCGGGGATGTATATCGGATCGACGGATGCCCGTGGTCTGCATCATTTGGTCTGGGAGACTGTCGATAATGCAATCGATGAAGCATTGAACGGGTTCGGTAAAAAAATAACGATCACGCTGGAAAAATGTGGCGCGGTCTGCGTTGAGGATGAGGGGCGTGGTATGCCGATCGGCATGCACGCCAGCGGTGTTCCCACGATTCAGGTTATTTTTACAGTGCTGCATGCCGGCGGCAAGTTCTCTTCTGAAGGCGGTTATAAAACGTCCGGAGGCCTGCATGGGGTCGGGGCCTCGGTGGTTAACGCCCTCAGTGAATGGGTAGAGGTCACGGTCTGTCAGGATGGACAGATGGTTTCAATGCGTTTTGAAGACGGGGGCAAGAAGATTGGCAAGCTGGAAAAGCTGGGCAAAAGTACACGGACCGGAAGTAAGATACGATTCATGCCGGATAAACGGATTTTTTCAACGATTGAATTCAATGCCGGGCTGATCTGCGAACGGGCCAGGGAAAATGCTTTCCTGTTAAAGAACATCACCATGGTTGTCAAGGATGAACGGGTCGGCAAAACTGAGACATTCCATTATGAAGACGGCTTAAAGGCCTTTTTGGAATATCTGCACGAAGACCGTACTGTGCTGCATGATCCGGTGGTCTTTACCGGGGCAGCCAATGATATTGAAGTTCAATGCGCCTTCCAGTATACTGACGATTATCAGGAAAGTATGGTTTCGTTTGTCAATCTTGTCCGTACCAAGGATGGCGGAACGCATGAAATGGGCTTTCGGACAGCGTTTACCAAGGCGTTTAACGATTACGCCCGCAAGCTGGGTTTATTAAAGGAAAAGGATAAAAACTTTGAAGGCAGTGATGTCCGGGAAGGGCTGACTTCGATCGTATCGGTCTCCATACCGGAGAATCTGCTTCAGTTTGAAGGGCAGACGAAGGGCAAGCTGGGCACGGCGGAAGCCAAAAGTGCGGTGGAAAGCATTGTCGGTGAAAAGCTGAGCTTTTATCTGGAAGAAAACAAAGAGCTGTCCACGATGCTGATCAAAAAGATGCAGAAAGCCTCACAGGCTCGGGAAGCGGCCCGGAAAGCGCGGGAAGAAGCACGCAAGGGCAAGAAGGCCGGCAAGAGTGAAAAGGTGCTTTCCGGCAAGCTGGCACCGGCGCAGTCCAAAGATGCCAGCCGCAAAGAATTGTTTTTGGTGGAAGGGGATTCGGCCGGCGGTTCCGCCAAACAAGGCCGGGATTCCAAGTATCAGGCCATTCTGCCGCTGCGGGGCAAGGTGTTAAATACTGAAAAAGCTGGGTTGTCGGAAATTGAAAAGAATGAGGAACTGAATACGATTGTTCATGCCCTGGGGGCAGGCATCGGCTCCGGTTTTGATTACTCCGACAGCAACTACAAAAAAATTATTATTATGACCGATGCCGACACCGACGGAGCGCACATTCAGGTTTTGCTGCTGACGTTCTTTTACCGTTATATGCGGCCGCTGATCGAGCACGGCATGGTTTACATCGCTTTGCCGCCGCTTTATAAAGTGACAAAGGGTAAACAGCTGCGCTATGCGTATACCGATGAGGAACTCGATGAAGTCAAGCAGCAGTGGGGCAAGGTTGAAATTCAGCGGTATAAAGGTTTGGGTGAAATGAATGCGTCCCAGTTATGGGAAACGACGATGGATCCGGAAACGCGGACGCTGATTCAGGTTTCGATTGAGGATGCCGTACAGGCCGAACGCAATGTTTCGATTTTGATGGGCGATAAAGCCAATCTGCGCCGTACCTGGATTGAACAAAATGTCGCGTTTACTCTCGAAGATACATTTAAGGTGGATCAAGGATGA